gttaccaCATTCATGCGTTCAAACGCTATTCCATCTGCCCTACAACCCTTACTGCTGTGCTGAGGCAGATAAACACTGTAATTAAGATACCCAACCTGCATAACATTAAAATAAGGTTATGCTAATGTAGAAGGACCTAAGTGACCTACACTCATCCCACATGAGGTTGTTTACAGACTTTCTTTCAACACATTCACAGGAAATTGGTGGCAAGCTGTGCATAATTTGTCCAAACCACAAGTACAAGATCACTCTTGCCCAAGGGGAGGGCATATACAAGGCCAGAGACCCCACGGAAACGCCGCCCGTGCCCAGATGGTACTCCAAAGGTGTGAAGCAGCGGATCCACACGGTCACTGAGACCAACGGGGATGTCTTTGTCCAGCTCTCTGAGGACACGTGCTGGGTCGAGTCAGACTTCTACCAGGGAGAGAAGGGCAAGCTGGAGAGGGCCAGAGCGGCAGCATCTGAGAAGAAAACATAATAGTGAAACCAGTGTTaggaacattttaatttgcttcATTTGTGTCTTGCTGATTGTTtacattatataatatgttttactaaaataaatagGTCATTAATTGCTGTGTAAATTGAACATGAGcatcttaaaactaaaatagctcacaaaataaacttttgtatAGGGGAATTTTGATTTCTGATTCTCTGCTCTCAAATCAGTTGGTGGCATGAGGTAGCTCAATGCGTATCCATACTCATGTATCCCTCTGCATTTCAATTCTCcccatgtattatgcatacagtgAATTAATCAATAAGATAAAAAGGTTTATACTGATTAATAATGATTGAAAAgggaaaagtaaataaaatataaagatcaTACCACAACACCGGCCACTTTCTGTAAcatttatgtctgtttttttcccctcagatAATATCACAAAGAATGTATAACAGGTCACATGCTACGTAGATTCCAGCATCTGTGAATGGTGTTGTGTCATGTTTCTTGCCTATCGGCAAAAAAATCTATGAGCaactgttaagaaaaaaaacctcgCTTAGGACACCAAGCTTAGACATTCCCTGAGGTTGTTGAAAGGTGTGTTGACACTGACAGCAGCTTCAGACAGGTACTGTGGCTTAAAGGAGCTGCTTTCCACTCCTGCCCCTCATGGCCCCTTGGTGCATATTCTGCACAGTAATTCATGGTTTTGTCGGTCCGTGGTTTGGTCAGAATTGGTGAAGCAGCATCCGAGATACCTTGACTTTTGGTTTTAGTTATAAAGGGTCGACTCTCAAAAATGCTGGCACTTATAATTCTCTTAATGCATGTTGACAGCATCTTCTGTTGGACTCTCCCCGTCTGTAAAACACCCACATCTTAAAAACCCTACAACTCCACTTTGATTTCTGATATAATTTCAAGTCTTAAGTACGAGGCTGTCATACACTTACTGCAAAAGGTCAAGTTGTTTATGTGGAttgtatgaaaaagaaaactttgaaTTATAATTTGTTGCAGCGTCATCCTATATGATGTAAAGAGTCAAGACAGCTTGacactttatttctttgtttctgaaCCCATTGTGCAGGCTAAGAGTGACATGGCCCTAGAACTGCAAACGCCATGGGTTGAGAACACAAAGGCTATGGGGTATGATGTTCTTCTGTGCATGAATGGTGCTGGTCTCTGTAGCTGGCCTACAGCAAACTCAAAACACAGTCTGAAGCCTCTGCCTATGTGACGCTTTGGATACAATCAAGAAATTCACATGGGCCCTGGGTTACATGGAACGAGGTGGGTGGGCACTTCTG
This portion of the Anoplopoma fimbria isolate UVic2021 breed Golden Eagle Sablefish chromosome 17, Afim_UVic_2022, whole genome shotgun sequence genome encodes:
- the rfesd gene encoding Rieske domain-containing protein isoform X2, whose amino-acid sequence is MEEKKQPTGVPHFVGKKDELIEAKRSFRTLEGRDILVISHQSVFYAIDSYCYHAGTILQNGDIEEIGGKLCIICPNHKYKITLAQGEGIYKARDPTETPPVPRWYSKGVKQRIHTVTETNGDVFVQLSEDTCWVESDFYQGEKGKLERARAAASEKKT